In Saccharothrix syringae, the following are encoded in one genomic region:
- a CDS encoding MaoC family dehydratase: MTTPAAATGTTDAPTRTTADGLDGLLALAGRDLGHTAWREITQDRVDTFADATDDHQWIHVDPARAASGPFGRTIAHGYLTLSLIIPLFGELLEINGVRMSVNYGLEKVRFPSPVPVGARIRLSGRVAEVTAVADDGVQMALDFTVELDGSDKPACVARAVYRHYA; encoded by the coding sequence ATGACCACCCCCGCAGCAGCGACCGGCACCACCGACGCACCGACCAGGACCACCGCCGACGGGCTCGACGGGCTGCTGGCGCTGGCCGGCCGCGACCTCGGGCACACCGCGTGGCGCGAGATCACCCAGGACCGCGTCGACACCTTCGCCGACGCCACCGACGACCACCAGTGGATCCACGTCGACCCGGCGCGTGCCGCGTCCGGGCCCTTCGGCCGCACCATCGCCCACGGCTACCTCACCCTGTCGCTGATCATCCCCCTGTTCGGGGAGCTGCTGGAGATCAACGGCGTCCGGATGAGCGTCAACTACGGCCTGGAGAAGGTCCGCTTCCCCAGCCCGGTGCCCGTCGGCGCCCGCATCCGCCTCTCCGGGCGGGTCGCCGAGGTGACCGCGGTGGCGGACGACGGCGTGCAGATGGCGCTGGACTTCACCGTCGAGCTCGACGGTTCCGACAAGCCGGCGTGCGTCGCGCGCGCCGTGTACCGGCACTACGCCTGA
- a CDS encoding MFS transporter has product MPNPQLRRAVASSFLGSVIEYYDFLLYATASAVVFNKVFFSSLDPLVGTIASFGTFATGYLARPLGGVVFGHFGDLFGRKRVLVATMVLMGVASTLIGVLPTYAQVGALAPVGLVLLRVLQGIAVGGEWGGAVLMSTEHATGRRGLWAGFTNAGAPCGMVLSTAALAGTSALVGEAAFLDWGWRVPFLASVVLLGVGLFVRHRVEETPAFRAIERTGPRRPPVWEVLRHHPRVLLLSVGVGLAAFVVQSTLTTFVVAHGVQVGHARQTVLNALTLSSAVAVVGILAWAAASDRFGRRPVVLAGAIAMAAYGFVLFPLVDSGSTALLVFALVLGQGIVHPMVYGPLAALYSELFSAEHRYTGASLGYQLAGLGAGFAPLLFAWVQRSTGGVTPISFVIAGFCLLSAVCVLALRETRDRHPVA; this is encoded by the coding sequence ATGCCGAACCCGCAACTGCGCCGCGCCGTCGCGTCCAGCTTCCTCGGCAGCGTGATCGAGTACTACGACTTCCTGCTCTACGCCACCGCGTCCGCCGTGGTGTTCAACAAGGTGTTCTTCTCCTCCCTCGACCCGCTGGTCGGCACCATCGCCAGCTTCGGCACCTTCGCCACCGGCTACCTGGCCCGCCCGCTGGGCGGCGTGGTGTTCGGGCACTTCGGCGACCTGTTCGGCCGCAAGCGGGTGCTCGTGGCGACCATGGTCCTGATGGGCGTGGCCAGCACCCTCATCGGCGTGCTGCCGACCTACGCCCAGGTGGGCGCGCTCGCACCGGTCGGCCTGGTCCTGCTGCGCGTGCTCCAGGGCATCGCCGTGGGCGGCGAGTGGGGCGGTGCCGTGCTGATGTCCACCGAGCACGCCACCGGCCGGCGCGGCCTGTGGGCGGGCTTCACCAACGCGGGCGCGCCGTGCGGGATGGTGCTGTCCACCGCGGCCCTGGCCGGCACCTCGGCGCTCGTCGGCGAGGCCGCGTTCCTCGACTGGGGTTGGCGCGTCCCGTTCCTGGCCAGCGTCGTGCTGCTCGGGGTGGGGCTGTTCGTCCGGCACCGGGTGGAGGAGACGCCCGCGTTCCGCGCGATCGAGCGCACCGGTCCGCGCCGCCCGCCCGTGTGGGAGGTGCTGCGCCACCACCCGCGCGTGCTGCTGCTGAGCGTGGGGGTGGGGCTGGCCGCGTTCGTGGTGCAGTCCACGCTGACCACCTTCGTGGTGGCGCACGGCGTGCAGGTCGGCCACGCGCGGCAGACCGTGCTCAACGCGCTCACGCTCTCCTCGGCCGTCGCCGTGGTCGGCATCCTCGCCTGGGCGGCCGCCTCGGACCGGTTCGGCAGGCGCCCCGTCGTGCTGGCCGGCGCGATCGCCATGGCCGCGTACGGCTTCGTGCTGTTCCCCCTGGTGGACAGCGGCAGCACGGCCCTGCTCGTGTTCGCCCTCGTGCTGGGGCAGGGCATCGTCCACCCGATGGTCTACGGGCCCCTGGCCGCCCTCTACAGCGAGCTGTTCAGCGCCGAGCACCGCTACACCGGCGCCTCGCTGGGCTACCAGCTCGCCGGTCTCGGCGCCGGCTTCGCGCCGCTGCTGTTCGCCTGGGTGCAGCGGAGCACCGGCGGCGTCACCCCGATCTCGTTCGTCATCGCGGGCTTCTGCCTGCTCAGCGCGGTGTGCGTGCTCGCGCTGCGCGAGACCCGCGACCGCCACCCCGTCGCCTGA
- a CDS encoding PaaX family transcriptional regulator, whose amino-acid sequence MTEHVDDNPQHPRPQSLMLAFLGLYVLDRDIAVYSGSVIEVFDRVGVSEEAVRSTLSRMVGRGLLARQRRGRRVHFGLTDHATEVLRDGRRRIWETGAVNRAWDGNWTLVGFSLPDSRRGDRHDLRSQLVWAGFGMLQNGLWIAPGTRDAAGIVDRLGLADHVTVFTAQHAKPTESADLVHRVFDTAAIAARYRAFTARWGGRTPPPGLPDDLARLLVLHTDWLQLVRQDPHLPAEHLDEDWPAIEAEELFHALDARYRDTASAIAAELIDEVPVEGT is encoded by the coding sequence GTGACCGAGCACGTCGACGACAACCCCCAGCACCCCCGCCCCCAGTCGCTGATGCTGGCCTTCCTGGGCCTGTACGTGCTCGACCGCGACATCGCGGTGTACTCGGGCAGCGTGATCGAGGTGTTCGACCGCGTCGGCGTGTCCGAGGAGGCGGTGCGCTCGACGCTCAGCCGCATGGTCGGCCGCGGCCTGCTCGCCCGGCAGCGCCGGGGCAGGCGCGTCCACTTCGGCCTGACCGACCACGCCACCGAGGTGCTGCGCGACGGCAGGCGGCGGATCTGGGAGACCGGCGCGGTCAACCGCGCCTGGGACGGCAACTGGACTTTGGTCGGGTTCTCCCTGCCCGACAGCCGCCGCGGCGACCGCCACGACCTGCGCTCCCAGTTGGTGTGGGCGGGTTTCGGCATGCTGCAGAACGGGTTGTGGATCGCGCCGGGCACCCGCGACGCCGCCGGCATCGTCGACCGGTTGGGGCTGGCGGACCACGTCACGGTGTTCACCGCGCAGCACGCCAAGCCGACCGAGTCGGCCGACCTGGTGCACCGGGTGTTCGACACCGCCGCCATCGCGGCGCGCTACCGGGCCTTCACCGCCCGCTGGGGCGGTCGCACCCCGCCACCCGGACTGCCCGACGACCTGGCGCGCCTGCTGGTGCTGCACACCGACTGGCTGCAACTCGTGCGGCAGGACCCCCACCTGCCGGCCGAGCACCTGGACGAGGACTGGCCCGCCATCGAGGCCGAGGAGCTGTTCCACGCCCTCGACGCCCGGTACCGCGACACCGCCTCGGCCATCGCCGCCGAGCTGATCGACGAGGTGCCGGTCGAGGGGACCTGA
- a CDS encoding amidohydrolase family protein: MPIDLDAIVAIDVHTHAEVSRDGHPSLPRELLEASEKYFKAHGHRQPTIAEIAAHYRERRMAAVVFTVDAEHATGHPRIPNEEVAQGCAEHADVLIPFASVDPWKGRAGVREARRLVEEHGVRGFKFHPSLQGFSPDDRMAYPLYAAIEELGVPALFHTGQTGIGAGVPGGGGIRLKYSNPMLVDDVAADFPDLRIILAHPSFPWQDEALAVATHKPNVHIDLSGWSPKYFPPQLVRYANSLLQDKVLFGSDYPVITPDRWLADFAALDLKPAVRPKILKLNAARLLGLAADDPERP; encoded by the coding sequence GTGCCGATCGACCTCGACGCGATCGTGGCCATCGACGTCCACACCCACGCCGAGGTGTCGCGGGACGGCCACCCCTCGCTGCCCCGGGAACTCCTCGAAGCCTCCGAGAAGTACTTCAAGGCCCACGGCCACCGGCAGCCCACCATCGCCGAGATCGCCGCCCACTACCGGGAGCGGAGGATGGCGGCCGTCGTGTTCACCGTGGACGCCGAGCACGCCACCGGGCACCCGCGCATCCCCAACGAGGAGGTCGCGCAGGGCTGCGCCGAGCACGCCGACGTGCTCATCCCGTTTGCCTCCGTCGACCCGTGGAAGGGCCGGGCGGGCGTGCGGGAGGCGCGCCGGCTCGTCGAGGAGCACGGCGTGCGCGGCTTCAAGTTCCACCCCAGCCTCCAGGGCTTCTCGCCCGACGACCGGATGGCCTACCCGCTCTACGCGGCCATCGAGGAGCTGGGCGTGCCCGCCCTGTTCCACACCGGGCAGACCGGCATCGGCGCGGGCGTGCCCGGCGGTGGCGGCATCCGGCTCAAGTACTCCAACCCGATGCTCGTCGACGACGTGGCCGCCGACTTCCCCGACCTGCGGATCATCCTGGCGCACCCGTCGTTCCCCTGGCAGGACGAGGCGCTGGCGGTGGCCACGCACAAGCCGAACGTCCACATCGACCTGTCCGGGTGGTCGCCGAAGTACTTCCCGCCGCAGCTCGTCCGCTACGCCAACTCCCTGTTGCAGGACAAGGTGCTGTTCGGCTCGGACTACCCGGTGATCACGCCCGACCGCTGGCTGGCCGACTTCGCCGCGCTCGACCTCAAGCCCGCCGTCCGACCCAAGATCCTCAAGCTCAACGCGGCCAGGCTGCTGGGCCTGGCCGCCGACGACCCGGAGCGCCCATGA
- a CDS encoding SDR family oxidoreductase: protein MDLLDKVAVVTGSGRGLGRAYAEALARAGAAVVVNDVDAEAANAVAKGIAGNGGRAVASVGAVGPAETADELVATAVREFGRLDVMVTNAGVLRDKVLWKMTDEDFDTVVDVHLRGTFTCARAAAARMREQGEGGSLVLISSPAGQRGNFGQTNYAAAKAGIVAMARTWAMELARARITVNAVVPVAATEMTRTIPAFAPVIEEAERTGAPLPGWLRRAHGLGTVEDVAPLVVFLASDAARDITGQAIGVGGDRLALWAHPKEKAVAFAEGGWTADALAEAWGTGVGAEPETYGIPAPNPPGA from the coding sequence ATGGACTTGCTGGACAAGGTCGCCGTGGTCACCGGCAGCGGTCGGGGGCTCGGGCGGGCGTACGCGGAGGCGCTGGCCCGGGCCGGCGCGGCCGTCGTGGTCAACGATGTGGACGCCGAGGCCGCGAACGCGGTGGCCAAGGGCATCGCCGGCAACGGCGGCCGGGCCGTCGCCTCGGTCGGCGCGGTCGGCCCGGCGGAGACCGCGGACGAGCTGGTCGCCACCGCCGTGCGCGAGTTCGGCCGGCTCGACGTGATGGTCACCAACGCGGGCGTGCTGCGCGACAAGGTGCTGTGGAAGATGACCGACGAGGACTTCGACACCGTGGTCGACGTCCACCTGCGCGGCACCTTCACCTGCGCCCGCGCCGCCGCCGCGCGCATGCGCGAGCAGGGCGAGGGCGGCAGCCTCGTCCTGATCTCCTCGCCCGCGGGCCAGCGCGGCAACTTCGGGCAGACCAACTACGCCGCGGCCAAGGCGGGCATCGTCGCGATGGCCCGCACCTGGGCGATGGAGCTGGCCCGCGCGCGGATCACCGTCAACGCCGTGGTCCCGGTCGCCGCCACCGAGATGACCAGGACCATCCCGGCCTTCGCGCCGGTCATCGAGGAGGCCGAGCGCACCGGCGCGCCGCTGCCCGGGTGGCTGCGCCGCGCCCACGGCCTGGGCACCGTGGAGGACGTCGCCCCGCTGGTCGTCTTCCTCGCCTCCGACGCGGCCCGCGACATCACCGGCCAGGCCATCGGCGTCGGCGGCGACCGGCTCGCGCTCTGGGCGCACCCCAAGGAGAAGGCCGTGGCGTTCGCCGAGGGCGGCTGGACCGCGGACGCCCTCGCCGAGGCGTGGGGGACCGGCGTGGGCGCGGAACCCGAGACCTACGGCATCCCCGCACCCAACCCGCCGGGGGCCTGA
- a CDS encoding pentapeptide repeat-containing protein — translation MPEPRTLADLPYVGHLEEHDGAELRRDEDHDVVHFDDRAFTGFEAGNSRFTECAFSASRLTDGSLRRARFNDTWLHGVQVVGTDLAETTWLDAEFVSSALAGAEAFDARLTRVAFFGCKLVSVNLRGAVLRDVVFVDSVLRDVDFSGAAITGASFPGSVLDDVRFDQARLADVDFRAASALSLHDGHGSLRGATISPDQALELAPALARALGIAVSDRPGHERLP, via the coding sequence ATGCCCGAACCCCGCACCCTCGCCGACCTCCCCTACGTCGGCCACCTGGAGGAGCACGACGGCGCCGAACTGCGCCGCGACGAGGACCACGACGTCGTCCACTTCGACGACCGGGCGTTCACCGGGTTCGAGGCGGGCAACAGCCGGTTCACCGAGTGCGCCTTCTCCGCCTCCCGGCTCACCGACGGCTCGCTGCGCCGCGCCCGGTTCAACGACACCTGGCTGCACGGCGTGCAGGTCGTGGGCACGGACCTGGCCGAGACCACCTGGCTGGACGCCGAGTTCGTCAGCAGCGCCCTGGCCGGCGCCGAGGCGTTCGACGCCCGGCTGACCCGGGTGGCGTTCTTCGGCTGCAAGCTGGTCTCGGTCAACCTGCGCGGCGCGGTGCTGCGCGACGTGGTCTTCGTCGACTCGGTGCTGCGCGACGTCGACTTCTCCGGTGCCGCGATCACCGGCGCGTCCTTCCCCGGCTCGGTGCTCGACGACGTGCGGTTCGACCAGGCACGACTGGCCGACGTCGACTTCCGCGCGGCCTCCGCGCTGAGCCTGCACGACGGCCACGGCTCGCTGCGCGGCGCCACCATCAGCCCCGACCAGGCCCTGGAGCTGGCCCCCGCACTGGCCCGCGCCCTGGGCATCGCGGTGAGCGACCGACCGGGCCACGAGCGCCTGCCTTGA
- a CDS encoding SpoIIE family protein phosphatase: protein MGTTSDGGTADPGELVDRLGLLLWEADARSRRYTYVSPAAEALLGHPAARWSGEPGFPASLVHPQDLALWSQRWTATTEQEVVYRVVAADGRLVWLRDRVHPAPGGRLAGAAVDVSPERGGEERRRLLTLLEQDLQRLDDAEEVMAVATRLLGEHLHADRCAYARVEDDEDHFVMSGGHATGLPPLRGRFAMSRFGAAALRAMRAGEPWVVADSRSDQRLGADDRDAYEATGIRAVVSVPVLRDGRFVAGLAVHQATPRRWSAEEVELVSVVVNRCWESVQRVHADLARRDSEQRHRLLVQRATDVIWVLDGDLRFVEVNPAACAVLGFDRDDLLGRRIADFAAAEDVARLADLLGGAAPEVVTEVWNLRRAAEQVLALELSIQVTPTGVQAVGRDVTERQRAEAERELLRQREHEIAEALQRSLLPRELPALDRLATAARYLPAAHHTRIGGDWYEVIALGGTRVALAVGDVVGKGPEAAAVMGQLRTALEGFLLDGHSPAAALERLDAFAARVGGAAGSSCACLTLDWATGVLAWAAAGHPPPLVVAATGTHFLTGENGPVLGVAGRRPYRTHDRRLAPGTSVVLYTDGLVERRGASIDAGLERLADTARDLHGLAPDALVTAITGELSAAEREDDVAIVVARYLPEPLRERVPAVPDALSGMRARVRGWAALAGLPADLVDDLQLALGEAAANAIDHAYPDGAGDFDYEVATTATGVHALVRDHGRWRPEPADKGHRGRGIQIIRTVAQRVGFHRGEDGTTVEFDMALEQGAAEPGTVKPGTVKPGTAAPVTTGPEATTPTGGTDGPGGSGAPGGSAGPGVPGGPDGAQVLHLTGDLDLATTNRLRDQLLARIDAADRRPVEVDLTGVGYVSSSGIALLLAASAQAALVERDLIVVVEEGSAPARVLTMSGLRGVAGNDAFRVRTTPGRPASAG, encoded by the coding sequence ATGGGCACCACATCCGACGGTGGTACGGCGGACCCGGGCGAACTGGTGGACCGGCTCGGCCTGCTGCTGTGGGAGGCCGACGCCCGGAGCCGCCGCTACACCTACGTCTCGCCCGCCGCCGAGGCGCTGCTGGGCCACCCCGCGGCGCGCTGGTCGGGCGAGCCCGGCTTCCCCGCCTCCCTGGTGCACCCGCAGGACCTGGCGCTGTGGTCGCAGCGGTGGACCGCCACCACCGAGCAGGAGGTGGTCTACCGGGTGGTCGCCGCCGACGGGCGGCTGGTGTGGCTGCGCGACCGCGTGCACCCCGCGCCCGGCGGGCGGCTCGCGGGTGCCGCCGTGGACGTCTCGCCCGAGCGCGGCGGCGAGGAGAGACGCCGGCTCCTCACCCTGCTGGAGCAGGACCTGCAGCGCCTGGACGACGCCGAGGAGGTCATGGCCGTCGCCACCCGCCTGCTGGGCGAGCACCTGCACGCCGACCGCTGCGCCTACGCCCGGGTCGAGGACGACGAGGACCACTTCGTGATGAGCGGCGGCCACGCCACCGGGCTGCCCCCGCTGCGCGGCCGGTTCGCCATGTCGCGGTTCGGCGCGGCGGCGCTGCGGGCGATGCGCGCGGGCGAGCCGTGGGTGGTCGCCGACAGCCGGTCCGACCAGCGGCTGGGCGCCGACGACCGGGACGCCTACGAGGCCACCGGCATCCGCGCGGTGGTGAGCGTGCCGGTGCTGCGCGACGGGCGGTTCGTGGCGGGCCTCGCGGTGCACCAGGCCACGCCCCGGCGCTGGTCGGCCGAGGAGGTCGAGCTGGTGTCGGTGGTGGTCAACCGCTGCTGGGAGTCCGTCCAGCGGGTCCACGCCGACCTGGCGCGGCGCGACAGCGAGCAGCGGCACCGGCTGCTGGTGCAGCGCGCCACCGACGTCATCTGGGTGCTCGACGGCGACCTGCGCTTCGTCGAGGTGAACCCGGCCGCGTGCGCGGTGCTGGGCTTCGACCGCGACGACCTGCTGGGACGCCGCATCGCCGACTTCGCCGCGGCCGAGGACGTGGCCCGGCTGGCCGACCTGCTCGGCGGCGCGGCCCCGGAGGTCGTGACCGAGGTGTGGAACCTGCGCCGCGCCGCCGAGCAGGTGCTCGCGCTGGAGCTGAGCATCCAGGTCACGCCGACCGGCGTGCAGGCGGTGGGCCGCGACGTCACCGAGCGGCAGCGGGCCGAGGCGGAGCGGGAGCTGCTGCGGCAGCGCGAGCACGAGATCGCCGAAGCGCTCCAGCGCAGCCTGCTGCCCCGCGAGCTGCCCGCGCTGGACCGCCTGGCGACCGCGGCCCGCTACCTGCCCGCCGCCCACCACACCCGCATCGGCGGCGACTGGTACGAGGTGATCGCCCTGGGCGGCACCCGGGTGGCGCTGGCCGTCGGCGACGTGGTCGGCAAGGGACCGGAGGCCGCCGCGGTCATGGGCCAGCTGCGCACCGCGCTGGAGGGCTTCCTGCTCGACGGCCACTCCCCCGCCGCCGCGCTGGAGCGGCTGGACGCGTTCGCCGCGCGGGTCGGCGGCGCGGCGGGCAGCTCGTGCGCCTGCCTGACCCTGGACTGGGCCACCGGCGTGCTGGCCTGGGCCGCCGCCGGCCACCCGCCGCCGCTGGTCGTGGCCGCCACCGGCACCCACTTCCTGACCGGCGAGAACGGCCCGGTGCTCGGCGTGGCGGGCAGGCGCCCGTACCGCACCCACGACCGGCGGCTGGCGCCGGGCACGTCCGTGGTGCTCTACACCGACGGCCTGGTCGAGCGGCGCGGCGCGTCGATCGACGCCGGGCTGGAGCGCCTCGCCGACACCGCCCGCGACCTGCACGGCCTGGCACCCGACGCGCTGGTCACCGCGATCACCGGCGAGCTGTCCGCCGCCGAACGGGAGGACGACGTGGCCATCGTGGTCGCCCGCTACCTGCCCGAGCCGCTGCGCGAGCGGGTGCCGGCGGTGCCCGACGCGCTCAGCGGCATGCGGGCCCGGGTCCGCGGCTGGGCCGCGCTGGCGGGCCTGCCCGCCGACCTGGTCGACGACCTGCAACTGGCCCTCGGCGAGGCCGCCGCGAACGCCATCGACCACGCCTACCCCGACGGCGCGGGGGACTTCGACTACGAGGTGGCCACCACCGCGACCGGCGTGCACGCCCTGGTCCGCGACCACGGGCGCTGGCGGCCGGAGCCCGCCGACAAGGGGCACCGCGGACGCGGCATCCAGATCATCCGCACGGTGGCGCAGCGGGTCGGGTTCCACCGCGGCGAGGACGGCACGACCGTCGAGTTCGACATGGCGCTGGAGCAGGGGGCGGCGGAGCCGGGGACGGTGAAGCCGGGGACGGTGAAGCCGGGCACGGCCGCGCCGGTGACGACCGGTCCGGAGGCGACCACTCCGACCGGTGGGACCGACGGACCAGGCGGCTCCGGTGCGCCCGGCGGGTCGGCTGGTCCCGGTGTGCCCGGCGGTCCCGACGGCGCCCAGGTGCTCCACCTGACCGGCGACCTGGACCTGGCCACGACCAACCGCCTGCGCGACCAGCTGCTGGCCCGCATCGACGCCGCCGACCGGCGCCCGGTGGAGGTCGACCTGACCGGCGTGGGCTACGTGAGCAGCTCGGGCATCGCACTGCTGCTGGCGGCCTCCGCGCAGGCCGCGCTGGTCGAGCGGGACCTGATCGTCGTGGTCGAGGAGGGTTCGGCGCCCGCCCGGGTGCTGACCATGTCGGGCCTGCGCGGCGTGGCGGGCAACGACGCGTTCCGGGTGCGCACGACGCCGGGCCGGCCGGCCTCAGCCGGCTGA
- a CDS encoding endo-1,4-beta-xylanase has translation MKSTHLVTAAVAAVALSVPLTLVASAAPDVADRPGHAKKDTLRQAAPKGFYIGSAAAGGGHHEEQPYPDPFTSDQEYRKRLAAEFNSVSPENQMKWEYLRPERGTYNFGMADKIVKFARQNHQVVRGHTLLWHSQNPAWLEQGAFSKEELREILREHIFTVVGRYRGQIQQWDVANEIFNEAGQLRTENIWIRELGPGIIADAFRWAHQADPKAKLFFNDYGVESVNAKSNAYIALIKDLRAQRVPVHGFSAQAHLSTRYGFPGDLQANLQRFDDLGLETAITELDVRMDLPADGKPTEAQLAQQADYYQRTLAACLAVDDCNSFTIWGFTDKYSWVPVFFQGEGSATVMTEDFSRKPSYYALRDTLAKAGRR, from the coding sequence ATGAAGTCGACCCACCTGGTCACCGCCGCAGTCGCCGCGGTGGCGTTGTCGGTGCCGTTGACGCTCGTGGCCTCGGCCGCGCCCGACGTCGCCGACCGGCCGGGCCACGCCAAGAAGGACACCCTGCGCCAGGCGGCCCCCAAGGGCTTCTACATCGGCAGCGCCGCCGCGGGCGGCGGGCACCACGAGGAGCAGCCCTACCCCGACCCGTTCACCTCGGACCAGGAGTACCGCAAGCGGCTCGCCGCGGAGTTCAACTCGGTCTCGCCCGAGAACCAGATGAAGTGGGAGTACCTGCGCCCCGAGCGGGGGACCTACAACTTCGGCATGGCGGACAAGATCGTCAAGTTCGCCCGGCAGAACCACCAGGTCGTCCGCGGGCACACCCTGCTGTGGCACAGCCAGAACCCGGCCTGGCTGGAGCAGGGCGCCTTCTCCAAGGAGGAGCTGCGCGAGATCCTGCGCGAGCACATCTTCACCGTGGTCGGCCGCTACCGGGGCCAGATCCAGCAGTGGGACGTGGCCAACGAGATCTTCAACGAGGCCGGCCAGCTGCGCACCGAGAACATCTGGATCCGGGAGCTGGGCCCGGGCATCATCGCGGACGCGTTCCGCTGGGCCCACCAGGCCGACCCCAAGGCGAAGCTGTTCTTCAACGACTACGGCGTGGAGAGCGTCAACGCCAAGAGCAACGCCTACATCGCGCTCATCAAGGACCTGCGCGCCCAGCGGGTGCCCGTGCACGGGTTCTCCGCGCAGGCGCACCTGAGCACGCGGTACGGCTTCCCCGGTGACCTGCAGGCCAACCTGCAGCGCTTCGACGACCTCGGTCTGGAGACCGCGATCACCGAGCTGGACGTGCGGATGGACCTGCCGGCCGACGGCAAGCCCACCGAGGCCCAGTTGGCGCAGCAGGCCGACTACTACCAGCGCACGCTCGCCGCGTGCCTGGCGGTCGACGACTGCAACTCGTTCACCATCTGGGGCTTCACCGACAAGTACTCCTGGGTCCCGGTGTTCTTCCAGGGCGAGGGTTCGGCGACGGTGATGACGGAGGACTTCAGCCGCAAGCCCTCCTACTACGCGCTGCGCGACACGCTGGCCAAGGCCGGTCGGCGGTAG
- a CDS encoding acyl-CoA synthetase, producing MPNAGLGGWPARRALMSPGRTALVHDGRSTTYAELAERVHRLADRLRAAGVGAGDRVAYLGPNHPSFVEAMFAAHALGAIFVPVNFRLTAPEVDHVLTDSGAWALVYAPSCARVVRDLTAAPGVVVALADPAPGEHDYETWLAGGSAEPVEVPVHPDDPAFILYTSGTTGRPKGAVLTHANVVWNTYNLLVGVDVTSTERTLVSAPLFHVAALAQTLLPTLVKGGAAVLTSTWDVDQVYDLVERERITLVFGVATMFADLAASPRWYTADLSSLRHLLCGGAAVPEPLIRAYQERGLTFCQGYGLTETAPGATMLEAGESVRKVGSAGPPVFFAEVRVVRADGVDAEVGEPGEVLVRGPNVTPGYWRDPVSTDAAFLPGGWFRTGDLGRFDADGHLHVVDRLKDMFISGGENVYPAEVENALAEHPAVVEAAVVGVPDPRWGEVGRAFVRYAEGGGPSREELREFLAARLAKYKVPVHVEVVGALPRTGSGKVRKSELRRLPLP from the coding sequence GTGCCGAACGCGGGACTGGGCGGCTGGCCCGCCCGGCGGGCGCTGATGTCGCCCGGCCGCACCGCCCTCGTGCACGACGGGCGGTCCACCACCTACGCCGAACTGGCCGAGCGGGTCCACCGCCTGGCCGACCGGCTCCGCGCCGCGGGCGTCGGCGCGGGCGACCGGGTCGCCTACCTCGGGCCCAACCACCCGTCCTTCGTCGAGGCGATGTTCGCCGCGCACGCCCTGGGCGCGATCTTCGTCCCGGTCAACTTCCGGCTCACCGCACCGGAGGTCGACCACGTGCTCACCGACTCGGGCGCCTGGGCCCTGGTCTACGCGCCGTCGTGCGCGCGGGTCGTGCGGGACCTGACCGCCGCCCCGGGCGTGGTGGTCGCGCTGGCGGACCCGGCCCCGGGCGAGCACGACTACGAGACCTGGCTCGCCGGTGGCTCCGCCGAACCGGTCGAGGTCCCCGTCCACCCGGACGACCCCGCCTTCATCCTCTACACCTCCGGCACCACCGGGCGGCCCAAGGGCGCCGTGCTCACCCACGCCAACGTCGTCTGGAACACCTACAACCTGCTGGTCGGCGTGGACGTCACCAGCACCGAGCGCACCCTGGTGTCCGCGCCGCTGTTCCACGTCGCCGCCCTGGCCCAGACCCTGCTGCCCACCCTCGTCAAGGGCGGCGCGGCCGTGCTCACCTCCACCTGGGACGTCGACCAGGTCTACGACCTCGTCGAGCGCGAGCGCATCACGCTGGTGTTCGGCGTGGCCACCATGTTCGCCGACCTGGCCGCGTCGCCGCGCTGGTACACGGCGGACCTGTCGTCGCTGCGCCACCTGCTGTGCGGCGGCGCGGCCGTGCCCGAACCGCTCATCCGCGCCTACCAGGAGCGCGGCCTGACGTTCTGCCAGGGCTACGGCCTGACCGAGACCGCGCCCGGCGCGACGATGCTGGAGGCGGGGGAGAGCGTCCGCAAGGTCGGTTCCGCGGGGCCGCCGGTGTTCTTCGCCGAGGTGCGGGTGGTGCGCGCGGACGGCGTGGACGCCGAGGTGGGCGAACCCGGCGAGGTGCTGGTCCGCGGCCCGAACGTCACCCCCGGCTACTGGCGCGACCCGGTCTCGACCGACGCCGCGTTCCTGCCCGGCGGGTGGTTCCGCACCGGCGACCTGGGCCGGTTCGACGCCGACGGCCACCTGCACGTGGTGGACCGGCTCAAGGACATGTTCATCTCCGGCGGGGAGAACGTGTACCCGGCGGAGGTGGAGAACGCGCTGGCCGAGCACCCGGCCGTGGTGGAGGCCGCGGTGGTGGGGGTGCCCGACCCCCGGTGGGGTGAGGTCGGGCGGGCGTTCGTGCGCTACGCGGAGGGTGGTGGGCCGAGTCGGGAGGAGCTGCGCGAGTTCCTGGCGGCGCGGCTGGCCAAGTACAAGGTGCCGGTGCACGTCGAGGTGGTCGGGGCGCTGCCGCGCACCGGGTCCGGCAAGGTCCGCAAGTCCGAGCTGAGGCGGCTGCCGCTGCCGTGA